A stretch of Eubalaena glacialis isolate mEubGla1 chromosome 10, mEubGla1.1.hap2.+ XY, whole genome shotgun sequence DNA encodes these proteins:
- the LOC133099307 gene encoding folate receptor alpha-like — MAWKTTWLLFLVVGAAAVWTARPRTELLNVCMNAKHHKEKPGPEDKLHEQCSPWKKNACCSVNTSREAHKDISYLYRFNWDHCGKMEPACKRHFIQDTCLYECSPNLGPWIQEVNQSWRKERVLNVPLCKEDCQIWWEDCRTSYTCKTNWHKGWNWTSGYNQCPVRAACHRFDFYFPTPAALCNEIWSHSYKVSNYGRGSGRCIQMWFDPAQGNPNEEVARLYAETMSGAGLREAWPLRFGLVLMLLWLLN, encoded by the exons ATGGCCTGGAAGACAACGTGGCTACTGTTCCTTGTGGTAGGGGCGGCTGCCGTATGGACAGCCCGGCCCAGGACTGAGCTTCTCAATGTCTGCATGAATGCCAAGCACCATAAGGAAAAGCCAGGTCCCGAGGACAAGCTACATGAGCAG TGCAGTCCCTGGAAGAAGAACGCCTGCTGCTCCGTTAACACCAGCCGAGAAGCCCATAAGGATATTTCCTACCTGTACAGATTCAACTGGGATCACTGTGGCAAGATGGAGCCCGCCTGCAAGCGCCACTTTATTCAGGACACCTGCCTCTATGAGTGCTCACCTAACCTGGGGCCCTGGATCCAGGAG GTGAACCAGAGCTGGCGCAAAGAGCGGGTCCTGAACGTGCCCCTCTGCAAAGAGGACTGTCAGATCTGGTGGGAAGACTGCCGCACCTCCTACACCTGCAAGACCAACTGGCACAAGGGCTGGAACTGGACCTCAG GGTATAACCAGTGCCCAGTGAGAGCTGCCTGCCACCGCTTTGACTTCTACTTCCCCACGCCTGCTGCTCTGTGCAATGAAATCTGGAGTCACTCCTACAAAGTCAGCAACTATGGCCGGGGCAGCGGCCGCTGCATCCAGATGTGGTTCGACCCGGCCCAGGGCAACCCCAACGAGGAGGTGGCGAGGCTCTATGCTGAGACCATGAGTGGGGCTGGGCTCCGTGAGGCCTGGCCTCTGCGTTTCGGCCTGGTCCTAATGTTGCTCTGGCTGCTCAACTGA